tgatatgatgaAGTtgatccttaaaaaatataaaattgaccagCACATATCATTCTGATCTTAGTCAATATCTTTTCTGTGAGCACCTTTTCCACCACTATTGTAAAATGAAACTCCATAGTTTTTGTGTTCCTCTGCGAACAGTTTGAATGTGATGCATCTTTATAGTTAGTTAAATGTATGCTGATTGTATGTACAATTAATGGTCTAAGCGATATTAAATTACGATGTATGGCAGTGAGTATCCCGGGTCGAGTCGGGCATCCTAAATGGGCTGGTAAAAGTCAATGGCTGCAATCTTCTCTTAGTATTCATTACTCAGTACTTGTACTGAGCTGTGGGTCCGGAAACAGAGACGTAGTTTCCGGAGGACAACTCCTGCTTGATGATAGCCTTGGGGGCAGCATAGTGAACCAGAGGAGCCACCGGCAGCACAGGAGTCAGGATCTTGGCGGCCAGCAACTTCTTGGGCGGCTCAGGCAGCGGAATCTTGATGTCCGTCGGCTCCCGCTGGACAATCGCCTCGAAGCCGTTGTGATCATCGGCCTTGTACTGGACAATGCGACGATAGCCATCGGAGTCGATCAGCTCGTAGACACCCTCGACCTTGTCGTCCTTGCGCGTCTCCTTCTGGCTCTTGATGTCGCCGGTGTGGGGATCGTTCACCGACCACTGGAACTCGTAGGCCACTGGTCCGTAGTCCGGCTCCGGCTGCAATTCAATGGCCCAAACGGCGCTGGCCAGGCACAGGCACAACAGATAGGTAGCCTAGGTGAGAGAAGGAATATCAACTTGGATTATAATCCCAGGAAAAATCCCTGTGCGCCACTCACTTTTCCCATCATTTTGGTTCTCAGAACTCTTTGGGTATTGAAATGCACTCGACAAAGATCGAAATCGAAGTAATTAATCTGGGTAGTCCTAGGCTGCTTATATACGAGCACTCGGCGCTAGGTTTCGATCCGACTCAGATGTGGCAATCCACCCAAAGTGTCGTGTCGCTTTTCGGCACGCGCCTCCCAAACAAGATCGCCGGCACAAGTGGAGCGCGCTCATTAACTGAGCcccgaaaaaattataattaaacaagaaatatgCAAAGTGTGGCTCGCAATGGTCTGAGCAATATGcacagtacaaaaaaaatattttttaaataagtctTCAACTCTATAAAGAAATTTTGCTTTAAGGC
The genomic region above belongs to Drosophila takahashii strain IR98-3 E-12201 chromosome 2L, DtakHiC1v2, whole genome shotgun sequence and contains:
- the Cpr30B gene encoding cuticle protein 7, whose protein sequence is MMGKATYLLCLCLASAVWAIELQPEPDYGPVAYEFQWSVNDPHTGDIKSQKETRKDDKVEGVYELIDSDGYRRIVQYKADDHNGFEAIVQREPTDIKIPLPEPPKKLLAAKILTPVLPVAPLVHYAAPKAIIKQELSSGNYVSVSGPTAQYKY